In one window of Rhodoglobus vestalii DNA:
- the secA gene encoding preprotein translocase subunit SecA — protein MANVLERALRVGEGRLRRRLKGYAQAVDHLEEDFKTLTDDELKHETVELRERYAAGESLDDLLPEAFAAVREAASRTLGMRHFEVQLMGGAALHLGNIAEMKTGEGKTLVATLAAYLNAIAAQGVHVITVNDYLASYQSELMGRIFRALGMTTGCIVSGQNPVERREQYAADITYGTNNEFGFDYLRDNMAWQASDMVQRGHYFAVVDEVDSILIDEARTPLIISGPSSGEANRWFTEFSNLAKKLIPEVDFEVDEKKRTVGVLEPGIEKVEDYLGIDNLYESANTPLISFLNNSIKARALFKKDKDYVVMNGEVLIVDEHTGRILQGRRYNEGIHQAIEAKEGVAVKAENQTLATVTLQNYFRLYSKLSGMTGTAETEAAEFMSTYKLGVVAIPTNRPMQRIDQSDLIYKNEQSKFEQVVADIAKRHEVGQPVLVGTTSVEKSELLSRMLAKKGVKHEVLNAKNHAREAAIVAQAGRLGSVTVATNMAGRGTDVMLGGNAEFLAVAEMNSRELNPTETPDDYEDAWDDVFANVKAEVEKEAKKVVDVGGLYVLGTERHESRRIDNQLRGRSGRQGDPGESRFYLSLQDDLMRLFNSGAAEALMGRSTVPDDLAIESKVVSRAIRSAQAQVESRNAEIRKNVLKYDDVLNRQREAIYGDRRHILEGDDLKDRVQHFLTGVVTEVVDVHTADGHSEEWDFDALWTELKTMYPIGITVDEVLTEGGARGKLTSAFIAKEIHSDAAIAYERREQQLGETAMRELERRVVLSVIDRRWRDHLYEMDYLKDGIGLRAMAQRDPLIEYQREGFALFQTMMGQIREESVGFLFNLEVKVSGGGESTTVQARGLEAAGDSSAALSYSAPSADAAGEVEVRNERGQVERAASARAQQRQSQQTAPQQQLQQAQSAQGGPRGAFGQRPEGAAADAPLNRSQRRAQEKRKK, from the coding sequence GTGGCAAATGTTTTAGAACGCGCACTTCGTGTGGGCGAGGGTCGACTTCGTCGACGCTTGAAAGGCTACGCGCAGGCGGTCGATCACCTTGAGGAAGACTTCAAGACTCTGACCGATGATGAGCTCAAACACGAGACGGTAGAACTGCGCGAGCGCTACGCCGCCGGTGAGTCACTTGACGACCTGCTGCCGGAGGCGTTTGCCGCCGTACGTGAAGCTGCCAGCCGCACGCTGGGAATGCGCCACTTTGAGGTCCAGCTGATGGGTGGTGCAGCGCTGCATCTCGGCAACATTGCCGAGATGAAGACCGGTGAGGGCAAAACTCTGGTTGCCACATTGGCGGCATACCTCAACGCGATCGCTGCGCAGGGTGTCCACGTGATCACCGTAAACGACTACTTGGCCAGCTACCAGTCAGAGCTCATGGGGCGCATCTTCCGTGCCCTCGGAATGACGACCGGGTGTATCGTCTCGGGCCAAAACCCTGTGGAACGTCGCGAACAGTACGCCGCTGACATCACCTATGGAACCAACAACGAGTTTGGTTTCGACTACCTGCGCGACAACATGGCATGGCAGGCGAGCGACATGGTGCAGCGTGGTCACTACTTCGCTGTTGTCGACGAGGTCGACTCGATCCTGATCGATGAGGCTCGTACGCCGCTGATCATTTCTGGGCCGTCATCGGGCGAAGCGAACCGGTGGTTCACGGAGTTCTCCAATCTGGCCAAAAAGCTCATCCCAGAAGTTGATTTCGAGGTGGACGAGAAGAAGCGCACCGTCGGCGTTCTCGAACCCGGTATTGAGAAGGTCGAAGATTATCTCGGTATTGACAACCTTTACGAGTCCGCCAACACGCCACTGATCTCGTTCTTGAATAACTCGATTAAGGCTCGCGCTCTCTTCAAGAAAGACAAGGACTACGTTGTGATGAACGGCGAAGTGCTGATCGTTGACGAGCACACCGGTCGCATCCTTCAGGGCCGTCGGTATAACGAGGGCATTCACCAGGCGATTGAAGCCAAGGAGGGCGTCGCCGTTAAAGCGGAGAACCAGACGTTGGCGACGGTTACTCTGCAAAATTACTTCCGCCTCTACAGCAAGCTGTCGGGAATGACCGGTACAGCGGAGACCGAAGCCGCCGAATTCATGTCGACGTACAAGCTTGGTGTGGTCGCGATTCCAACAAACCGGCCAATGCAGCGCATCGACCAATCCGACCTGATCTATAAGAACGAGCAGTCGAAGTTTGAGCAGGTGGTTGCCGATATCGCTAAGCGGCACGAAGTTGGTCAGCCTGTTCTGGTAGGAACTACCAGTGTCGAGAAGAGCGAATTGCTGTCGCGGATGCTTGCCAAGAAGGGCGTCAAGCATGAGGTTCTGAATGCAAAGAACCACGCTCGCGAGGCCGCCATTGTGGCGCAAGCCGGTCGTTTGGGCTCCGTCACCGTCGCAACAAACATGGCAGGCCGTGGAACAGACGTCATGCTCGGCGGAAACGCCGAATTTTTGGCTGTTGCCGAGATGAACAGCCGCGAACTCAACCCCACCGAGACCCCGGATGACTACGAGGACGCGTGGGATGATGTCTTCGCCAACGTCAAGGCCGAGGTCGAGAAAGAGGCTAAAAAGGTTGTGGATGTTGGTGGCCTCTACGTTTTGGGCACCGAACGCCACGAATCGCGCCGCATCGATAATCAGCTGCGTGGTCGTTCCGGTCGTCAAGGTGACCCCGGTGAGAGCCGGTTCTACCTTTCACTTCAGGATGACCTCATGCGTCTGTTCAACAGCGGCGCTGCCGAAGCTCTTATGGGGCGCTCGACTGTGCCCGACGACCTCGCGATTGAGTCCAAAGTCGTGAGCCGCGCTATCCGCAGTGCTCAGGCACAGGTCGAATCTCGCAACGCAGAGATCCGCAAGAACGTTCTCAAGTATGACGATGTGTTGAATCGCCAGCGTGAAGCTATTTATGGCGATCGCCGTCACATCCTCGAGGGTGATGATTTGAAGGACCGAGTTCAGCACTTCCTGACCGGCGTTGTGACCGAGGTCGTCGATGTTCACACCGCAGACGGGCACTCAGAGGAATGGGACTTTGACGCCCTCTGGACCGAACTCAAGACGATGTACCCGATCGGTATTACGGTAGACGAGGTTCTTACCGAGGGCGGTGCGCGTGGCAAGCTAACGAGCGCGTTCATTGCCAAGGAGATCCATTCAGACGCCGCAATCGCCTATGAGCGCCGCGAACAGCAGCTCGGTGAAACCGCAATGCGCGAGCTTGAGCGTCGCGTTGTTCTCAGCGTGATTGATCGTCGTTGGCGAGATCACCTCTATGAGATGGACTACCTGAAAGATGGAATCGGTCTGCGTGCGATGGCACAGCGTGACCCGCTCATTGAGTATCAGCGCGAAGGGTTCGCTCTTTTCCAGACCATGATGGGCCAGATTCGCGAAGAGTCAGTTGGCTTCTTGTTCAACCTTGAGGTGAAGGTCAGCGGCGGTGGAGAATCCACGACCGTTCAGGCACGAGGGCTGGAAGCAGCCGGCGACTCGTCCGCCGCTCTCAGCTACTCGGCACCCAGCGCCGATGCTGCGGGCGAAGTAGAGGTTCGTAATGAGCGTGGCCAAGTTGAGCGCGCCGCGTCCGCGCGTGCGCAGCAGCGCCAGAGTCAGCAAACTGCCCCTCAGCAGCAGCTTCAGCAGGCACAGTCAGCTCAGGGCGGCCCTCGCGGAGCATTCGGCCAACGCCCGGAGGGGGCAGCAGCTGACGCTCCTCTCAACCGATCGCAGCGTCGCGCACAAGAGAAGCGCAAGAAGTAG
- a CDS encoding Rv3235 family protein, with protein sequence MSTQPLRKPLPNTDAAPEHRRRTGTLPSKIIRPRFVPDEFFGHQPTPSAELPDPAPLIENLTRCVIEVLAGARDLDQIARWVTDDVYRHLLKRTVLSARARRAKGQPITRPSFTMGSIRLCEPRDGAVEAVVIVRGRARTRAVAVRLEGLDKRWRATAINVL encoded by the coding sequence ATGAGTACCCAGCCACTCCGAAAGCCTCTGCCGAACACCGATGCTGCCCCCGAGCACCGACGGCGCACCGGCACCCTCCCCTCGAAAATTATCCGGCCGCGTTTCGTGCCGGACGAATTTTTTGGTCACCAACCGACCCCGAGCGCGGAACTCCCCGACCCAGCCCCGCTGATCGAGAATCTCACTCGCTGCGTCATCGAAGTGCTTGCGGGTGCCCGAGATCTCGATCAAATTGCGCGGTGGGTCACCGACGATGTCTACCGTCACCTCCTCAAGCGCACAGTCTTATCAGCTCGTGCTCGCCGCGCGAAGGGCCAACCCATCACGCGACCAAGTTTCACCATGGGATCGATCCGTCTGTGCGAACCCCGCGATGGTGCCGTCGAAGCGGTGGTGATTGTGCGCGGCCGAGCACGCACTCGTGCCGTGGCAGTGCGCCTCGAAGGGCTCGACAAGCGCTGGCGGGCTACAGCTATTAACGTCTTATAG
- a CDS encoding helix-turn-helix domain-containing protein, which translates to MNATNSAEGLGRFLSLADAAEVLSISPHEVLNLVRSGELPAIQVGSKGQWRIENSVLESYIEALYEETRRMSLWNQSDIATVTEGNFGEKRTR; encoded by the coding sequence ATGAACGCGACCAATTCAGCAGAAGGGCTCGGGCGGTTTCTCAGTCTGGCTGACGCTGCCGAAGTGCTCAGCATCTCTCCGCACGAAGTTCTCAATCTGGTTCGCTCAGGCGAACTCCCCGCAATTCAGGTGGGCAGCAAGGGCCAGTGGCGTATCGAGAACTCCGTACTCGAGTCCTACATCGAGGCACTATATGAAGAGACCCGCAGAATGAGTCTCTGGAACCAGTCTGATATTGCCACGGTCACCGAGGGGAACTTCGGGGAAAAGCGCACGCGCTAG
- a CDS encoding SAF domain-containing protein, which produces MTRRSGRAQSQARARALALDPRLAIGVVLVAASIVGVVSLVATADDSIEVYAAAAPLTPGDRVMSDDLVVRSVRLNESKEFYIGRGELPADGFITTRPIAAGELIPASSVGSHEGLSLTAVVVSPQGGLAQTVSSGASVDVWASAETEDGGYGAPGVIVSDATVVRLIEDDSLVSPASGSALELLVPRSRVARLLEAMANGDVLSVIPANLPAKG; this is translated from the coding sequence GTGACCCGCCGTTCCGGTCGCGCCCAATCTCAAGCTCGTGCACGAGCTCTTGCTCTCGATCCGCGGCTTGCTATCGGCGTCGTTCTGGTTGCCGCGTCGATCGTGGGCGTGGTTTCTCTCGTCGCCACGGCAGACGACTCGATCGAGGTGTACGCCGCTGCCGCACCATTGACCCCCGGCGACCGGGTGATGAGTGACGACTTAGTTGTTCGCAGTGTGAGGCTCAACGAATCGAAAGAGTTCTACATTGGGCGCGGCGAGCTGCCCGCTGACGGCTTTATCACAACTCGGCCGATTGCTGCGGGGGAACTGATTCCCGCATCCTCGGTCGGAAGCCACGAGGGTCTTTCCTTGACGGCTGTGGTTGTCTCACCGCAGGGCGGCTTAGCCCAAACGGTTTCGTCTGGAGCCTCGGTCGATGTTTGGGCGAGCGCCGAGACGGAGGACGGCGGGTATGGCGCTCCGGGAGTCATCGTCTCCGACGCTACCGTGGTGCGACTTATTGAGGATGACTCGCTCGTCTCGCCGGCGAGTGGCAGTGCACTGGAATTGCTCGTTCCCCGTTCACGAGTGGCTCGCTTGCTTGAGGCGATGGCCAACGGCGACGTGCTGTCGGTAATCCCCGCAAATCTTCCAGCGAAGGGCTGA
- a CDS encoding AAA family ATPase: protein MVAFALAMPVNLEDQFAFDAAHHGHEVVLRAVSAPELASRVAGAQVHVALVAAESRYLTDRLIAACDHAGVRLVVVAGSEREQRYAADLGLYDIVEASTGWSGVDAVLAQSQWSAEPSSTVRSALGQVIAVWGPGGAPGRTSVAISIAAELAALGYRVALADVDTHGASVAPALGMLDEAPGFAAACRLAATETLSTDELARIGQRYESPVGGFWVLTGIGRPSRWPELSAERVATTIAQCRQWVDYTVLDTSSSLENDEEISSDLFAPRRNAAAVTAVRAADHVIAVGAADPVGLSRFLRAHVDLLETVTTRNVSVVMNKVRVSASGLNPHGQVTQTLSRFGGIEHPVLVPHDLAGFDGAVLSGKTLVDAAPRSSARTAMRDLVTSRLVPEIHEQPPQRSWFSRMLTRR, encoded by the coding sequence ATGGTCGCGTTCGCACTGGCTATGCCCGTAAATCTCGAAGATCAGTTTGCGTTTGATGCGGCGCATCACGGTCACGAGGTTGTTCTGCGCGCTGTAAGCGCACCAGAGCTTGCCTCCCGCGTTGCCGGCGCTCAGGTGCACGTTGCCCTTGTTGCAGCAGAATCCCGCTACCTCACTGATCGTCTTATCGCTGCGTGTGATCATGCCGGCGTCAGGCTCGTTGTGGTTGCTGGCTCCGAGCGCGAGCAGCGCTACGCGGCAGACCTTGGGCTCTATGACATCGTTGAGGCTTCCACAGGCTGGTCGGGGGTGGATGCAGTGCTTGCGCAGTCGCAGTGGAGTGCTGAACCCTCGTCAACAGTTCGAAGTGCCCTTGGTCAAGTGATCGCCGTGTGGGGTCCAGGAGGGGCGCCCGGCCGAACTTCGGTGGCGATCTCAATTGCCGCCGAGCTTGCTGCCCTCGGGTATCGTGTGGCACTGGCCGATGTCGACACCCATGGAGCTTCGGTGGCTCCCGCATTGGGAATGCTTGATGAGGCCCCCGGTTTTGCTGCAGCGTGTCGCCTCGCGGCAACCGAAACTCTCAGCACTGACGAACTGGCCCGCATCGGGCAACGTTACGAGTCGCCGGTGGGCGGCTTCTGGGTTCTGACAGGCATTGGCAGGCCGAGTCGGTGGCCGGAGCTCTCAGCAGAGAGAGTCGCAACAACCATCGCACAGTGCCGCCAGTGGGTGGACTACACAGTGCTCGATACCAGCTCGAGTCTTGAGAACGACGAAGAGATCTCGAGTGACCTCTTTGCCCCGAGACGCAATGCCGCTGCCGTCACCGCGGTGCGTGCGGCTGACCATGTGATCGCGGTGGGAGCGGCTGACCCGGTGGGCCTGTCGCGATTTTTGCGTGCGCATGTCGACCTGCTTGAGACGGTCACAACGCGCAACGTAAGCGTTGTGATGAATAAGGTTCGGGTGAGTGCCAGTGGCTTGAACCCGCACGGCCAAGTGACCCAGACGCTCTCGCGGTTCGGAGGGATCGAGCATCCGGTACTCGTTCCTCACGACCTTGCCGGGTTTGACGGTGCGGTTCTGAGCGGAAAAACCCTGGTGGATGCGGCGCCGCGATCGTCGGCTCGAACGGCGATGCGCGACCTCGTGACTTCCCGACTCGTGCCCGAAATTCACGAGCAGCCGCCTCAGCGTTCTTGGTTCAGTAGGATGCTGACGCGCAGGTAA
- a CDS encoding sensor histidine kinase: MSTLSDLVQEQGRSSEADIEWLHMLVGDWQLLADLAFADIVLWVPSDDDLFVAVAHARPSSSATLFYRDFVGQKIKPEWQAQVTEAFETARIVDTAAPAWYEETPTRVRAVPVMRRLNSTGNATSPTPIAVVTRHTNLGDARTPSRQELTFNGCAKDLFAMIAAGDFPDMDAPASPRRGAPRASDGLIRLDVDGLVTFASPNALSAFNRIGFSGELEAESLAEVTTALIAGQPEVDESLPLVVTGRAPWRTDIEARGVTVSLRAIPIRDRGERVGAIVLCRDVTEVRHQERELITKDATIREIHHRVKNNLQTVASLLRIQARRTHSEVAREALGHAMRRVAAIAVVHDTLSEGLNQNVDFDVVFARVLKLIAEVASSHNTTVHPTSVGSFGELPSEYATPLALALTELVTNAVEHGLAGRADGTVEIDARRTAEKLTVQVRDNGVGLGEGKVGEGLGTQIVRTLIQGELSGTIDWHTLMGSGTEVTIDIPLTWITRSK, encoded by the coding sequence GTGTCGACACTCAGTGATCTCGTTCAGGAGCAGGGCCGCTCAAGCGAGGCAGATATTGAATGGCTCCACATGCTCGTCGGCGACTGGCAACTGCTCGCCGACCTCGCATTTGCTGACATCGTGTTGTGGGTGCCGAGTGATGACGATCTCTTTGTTGCTGTTGCTCATGCACGACCCAGCAGTTCGGCAACCCTCTTCTACCGCGACTTTGTTGGCCAAAAAATTAAGCCCGAATGGCAGGCGCAGGTCACTGAGGCGTTCGAGACTGCTCGCATCGTCGACACCGCGGCTCCCGCCTGGTACGAAGAAACGCCCACTCGAGTGCGAGCCGTTCCCGTTATGCGCCGGCTCAATTCTACCGGCAATGCAACCAGCCCAACCCCCATTGCGGTGGTGACCCGTCACACCAACTTGGGCGATGCCCGCACTCCTTCACGGCAGGAGCTCACCTTCAATGGCTGCGCGAAGGATCTCTTCGCGATGATCGCTGCCGGAGATTTTCCTGACATGGATGCCCCTGCATCGCCACGGCGAGGGGCGCCCCGAGCATCCGATGGCCTGATTCGTTTGGATGTCGATGGCCTCGTTACCTTTGCGAGCCCGAATGCGCTGTCCGCGTTCAACCGCATCGGCTTTTCGGGCGAGCTGGAGGCGGAATCTCTCGCCGAGGTCACCACCGCCCTCATTGCGGGCCAACCTGAGGTCGATGAGTCACTTCCGTTAGTGGTTACCGGTCGGGCACCGTGGCGCACCGATATTGAGGCACGGGGTGTGACGGTGTCGTTGCGAGCGATCCCGATCCGCGACCGTGGCGAACGCGTTGGTGCGATCGTACTGTGCCGCGATGTGACAGAGGTGCGGCATCAGGAACGCGAACTGATCACGAAGGATGCGACAATTCGCGAAATTCACCACCGTGTGAAGAACAACCTGCAGACGGTGGCGTCGTTGCTGAGAATTCAGGCGCGCAGAACCCATAGTGAGGTTGCACGGGAAGCTCTTGGGCATGCGATGCGCAGAGTTGCTGCTATTGCGGTGGTTCACGACACCCTTTCCGAAGGGCTTAATCAGAACGTCGACTTCGATGTAGTTTTCGCACGAGTGCTGAAACTAATTGCCGAGGTTGCGTCAAGCCACAACACAACGGTGCACCCAACATCTGTGGGAAGTTTTGGTGAGTTGCCAAGCGAGTATGCCACCCCGCTGGCGCTCGCTCTCACCGAACTTGTGACCAATGCGGTCGAGCATGGCCTTGCTGGTCGAGCCGATGGCACCGTTGAGATTGATGCTCGGCGCACCGCGGAGAAACTGACAGTTCAGGTGCGCGACAACGGTGTGGGGCTGGGCGAAGGCAAGGTGGGCGAGGGACTCGGCACCCAAATCGTGCGAACCCTGATTCAGGGTGAACTGAGCGGAACCATTGACTGGCACACGCTCATGGGCAGCGGAACCGAAGTCACTATCGACATTCCGCTGACCTGGATTACCCGCTCCAAATAG
- a CDS encoding WhiB family transcriptional regulator — translation MDWRDNAACLTADPELFFPVGNTGPAVDQIEKAKAVCGRCSVTEMCLQYALETNQDSGVWGGLSEDERRALKRRAARARRAS, via the coding sequence ATGGACTGGCGCGATAACGCTGCATGCCTCACTGCTGACCCGGAGCTATTTTTTCCGGTGGGAAACACCGGTCCCGCGGTTGACCAGATCGAAAAAGCAAAAGCCGTCTGCGGCCGTTGCTCTGTCACCGAGATGTGCCTCCAGTACGCTCTCGAGACCAACCAAGACTCTGGCGTCTGGGGCGGCCTCAGCGAAGACGAACGCCGCGCACTCAAGCGTCGCGCCGCACGCGCCCGCCGCGCTTCGTAG
- a CDS encoding DUF6671 family protein, translated as MNPAGTHYQNESITFATMHGKELLARQSFADVLGASVIAPPELDTDVFGTFTGEVPRAAGPRGTALAKARRGMELGNTRLGLASEGTFSTGFGTIVENTEVLVFVDDILQLELVEGSIELSPLPAARPIAHLDDALNFATAVGFPEQWIILQTTHNGTTTSYKNIGDPDSLRMIGEKVFTNEYESVIISPDYRAHHCPSRAASIRALCERMARRLATECPSCSTPGFGHVDVEYGVPCENCGIATNMIAADIHECGKCAYHQRVMRSVKRASPQWCNDCNP; from the coding sequence GTGAACCCTGCCGGAACCCACTATCAGAACGAGTCCATCACCTTTGCAACGATGCACGGAAAGGAACTGCTCGCGCGCCAATCCTTTGCCGATGTTCTCGGTGCCTCTGTGATTGCACCCCCCGAGCTCGACACCGATGTTTTCGGCACCTTCACGGGAGAGGTTCCGCGTGCAGCCGGCCCGCGCGGCACAGCCCTCGCCAAAGCACGCCGCGGGATGGAGTTGGGGAACACCCGTCTGGGGCTCGCATCAGAAGGAACTTTCAGTACCGGCTTTGGAACGATAGTTGAGAACACCGAGGTGCTGGTATTCGTCGACGACATTCTGCAACTGGAGCTTGTCGAAGGAAGTATCGAACTCTCGCCGCTTCCCGCTGCGCGCCCCATAGCGCACCTCGACGATGCGCTGAACTTTGCTACCGCGGTTGGATTTCCCGAACAGTGGATCATCTTGCAGACCACACACAACGGCACCACCACGTCATACAAAAACATTGGTGATCCTGACTCACTGCGAATGATTGGCGAGAAAGTTTTCACCAACGAATACGAATCGGTAATAATATCGCCCGATTATCGTGCACACCACTGCCCATCACGAGCTGCCTCAATCCGTGCACTGTGCGAGCGGATGGCACGCCGACTGGCCACCGAATGCCCGAGCTGTTCCACTCCCGGCTTTGGCCACGTAGATGTCGAATATGGCGTTCCCTGCGAGAACTGCGGGATCGCGACGAACATGATCGCCGCAGACATTCATGAGTGCGGAAAATGCGCCTATCACCAACGAGTTATGCGATCGGTGAAGCGCGCGTCACCACAGTGGTGCAACGACTGCAACCCATAA
- a CDS encoding DUF190 domain-containing protein: MDGLTKMTRIEIIVPARQAPDLRELIASAGATGYTSVSGVSGIGHHGQRSGDLLFNEYDTLTMIITVLPQAKAEQLAEAVRAMLDSTSGVMFVAETYVSRPEYFK, translated from the coding sequence ATGGACGGCCTCACCAAGATGACACGAATCGAAATCATCGTTCCTGCTCGTCAGGCACCTGATCTGCGAGAACTCATCGCATCCGCGGGAGCGACCGGCTATACCTCCGTGTCGGGTGTCTCAGGAATTGGTCACCATGGCCAACGCTCCGGAGATCTGCTTTTCAACGAATACGACACGCTGACGATGATCATCACCGTGCTCCCCCAAGCCAAAGCCGAGCAATTGGCGGAGGCTGTGAGGGCAATGCTTGATTCCACCAGCGGAGTCATGTTCGTTGCTGAAACCTATGTCAGCCGTCCCGAATATTTCAAGTGA